In Arachis hypogaea cultivar Tifrunner chromosome 7, arahy.Tifrunner.gnm2.J5K5, whole genome shotgun sequence, the genomic window AAAACTGTTACCCGaaccaattattaaaaaaagttatCCAATTTAGTTTAGATTGAATCTAATTActcattaattttaaaactaatttaattagtttggttCGGATTCGAACGGATAATTAGATACTCGCGACTCGTGCTCATCCTAAGCGGAAGATAATAATACAATATTAAATCACAAGTACGTTGAatttggttatttgtaaccaagGCAAAATATGTtatagtattttatatttttcgttcTCCTAGTTCCCTAAACTTAGTCAATTTATTTACTCAGTATTTATCCAGTATTCAACAGCAAAATAAAGACGAAAAATAgtgataaaaatttcaaaatgagATACAACATTTAACTGACATCAGTAACAATTAGTTTATAAGTTTTTTTATCTTTGGTCATTATCAATAAAAGgtgtttttaataattatttttatgtgcatgatattgcaaaataaaattataggaagTTTATGATTCATATTTAATACTAtatctataatttaaaattaaatttttaactatcataatttaaattaaattaagagttaatattaattatgataaatTAGTTCATTTTATTTATCCAATAATAATTAGACATATCACaaaaagtaatttattttttattttagaaaatattggataaaatttatctttaaaaaattataaaaaagatgtTTTAACATTTTCATTGAAGTGAATACCTTTACATTATTAGGTTTGCAACCTTGTGTTCAACTTGAGTTTATTAAGCCATATTGACCATTGAATAACGAAAGTAATAAAATCACTATAATCATTATATCCTTTTCTAGACACAGGAGAGTATTTACAAAAGctccaaataaaatataaaaaattcaatatgCTAAAAATCATTTTAGTGAAAGTATTAATTCTTTTCATATAAATGTAACTAGCTAGTTTGTAATTTATTACTATGCCAAATATTTACTTTATCTAAAAGAGATGTAATATGTTCAGATTATATTCTAGAAAGGGGAAAATCTTATATTATTCCCACGAAAgcatattttcattttaaaacgattttgaaaatatttacctATTAACTTTTTCGAAGTAAAACgaaactataaaataaaatataatattaccaTGTGGGGACATTGTGTTTATAtggattttaaattaaaattatgccTTGATTAACAACGTTAATGGTGATAATTATTATTATCCTGAGATACACAATTAAACAAATATTAGTgagatatcaaaataaaaaaatataattaaatataaaactaataaTACAGTCCAATGATGAATAGTGATGAGTTGCTATCATTCGATCCCATTATTATGTTATTGCTTTTCACTTCCTAATATAATAACGAATATTTTTGTAGGTTGTATGTTGTGATCATgaaatattattgtatttttataaCTCTGAATAATGAAATACTAATTAAAGCTAAAGCTAAGAGTAATATTCTTCCAATTTGGTAGGTGACTAGGTGACACAAGTGTAATGAATGTGAATATTATCTGCTTTCTTTGCTAAGCCAATAAACAACAGCGTTAAGTTGTTTAGGCTAAGAAAATGTTATCAGTAGATATATTAGTTGCATATGTGacaatttcatattttatttattatccgATGAAGTATAAATTTTAAACTACATTTACATTATATCCAACAATAAATGAGTTGTAAATACATTATAATTTCTACCATAAATAACATAACTTTTAACTGACAAatgcaacaagaaattaaagatataGTTCCATGCATTCACATATAATTGAAGAAATTACCTTGATGGTGATACCCTACATGAAATTTAGGTAACATACGTTacgtgtgtatgtgtgtgtgtgaagTGTAAACTAACCAACCTAGAAattagtatataatatcataaaaGTAAACTTGCACGACTGCACTTCCATTCACATATTTTCTTAATGATTATAATACCGTCACGTTATTCATAAGAAGAATATGCATGCTTCTTAGTTCTTAAATAATTTGTtgcttctttctatatatatatatatatatgcacaacTACCAATTATTCACATTCACCATACTCATTACTCTATCTATTATTTCTTCTGAGAAATTAAGCTCCAACAATATGGGGAACATAGCTGGTTCTAACAATAACACAATTCTTCCCATTAACACCACATTTAAGCTTCCAGCTAATATACCAGTTTGGCCAAAAGGTGCATACTTTCTACCCTTTTTTATTGAATCTTTGATATTATGAGAAAAATTATCGTATACTTGTATATGCCTTAGAAATATATATAGTCATTTACATTAAGGAATAAGTTTTGACGCACATATTAAATGTCATGCAAATATTTCCCTAAtgataaatatatgaattattgaATATGTAGGTGATGGATTTGCAAGTGGAATCATTGATCTTGGTGGTTTAAAAGTATCACAAATTTCAACATTCAACAAGGTTTGGACAACACAAGAAGGTGGACCAGACAATTTGGGAGCTACATTCTTTGAGCCAACAGGAATACCAGAAGGGTTCTTCATGTTAGGATCATACAGCCAACCAAACAGCAAGCCTTTCTTTGGTTTTGTTCTTGTTGCAAAAGATGATTCTTCAACAGGAGCATTATTATTAAAGAAACCAATTGATTACACATTGGTATACACCAGCAATTCCACCAagatcaagcaagacaaagatggCTATGTTTGGTTACCAGCACCACCTGAAGGATACAAGGCCTTGGGACATGTTGTTACCAACACACCCCAGAAGCCATCATTGGACAAAATCATGTGTGTGAGGTCAGATTTCACTGAGCAATGTGAGACATATTCATGGATTTGGGGACCACAAAAGAGTGAAGATGACAAAGGTTTCAATGTCCATTCCATTAGGCCAACCAATAGAGGAATCAAAGCTCAAGGTGTTCTTGTAGGAACCTTCTTAGCCCACGTTGGTGCTGCCACAACAAGCACTATTCCTCTTTCTTGTTTGAAAACTTCCAACATTAACAACTTCTCTTTTTCAATGCCTAATCTACCCCAAATTAATGCATTAGTTCAAGCTTATGCTCCAATAATGTACTTGCACCCTGATGAAAAGTACCAACCTTGTTCCACCGATTGGTTTTTCTCAAATGGGGGCTTACTATACCACAAAGGTGAAGAATCAAAGCCTGTGGCGA contains:
- the LOC112702959 gene encoding hypothetical protein At1g04090, encoding MGNIAGSNNNTILPINTTFKLPANIPVWPKGDGFASGIIDLGGLKVSQISTFNKVWTTQEGGPDNLGATFFEPTGIPEGFFMLGSYSQPNSKPFFGFVLVAKDDSSTGALLLKKPIDYTLVYTSNSTKIKQDKDGYVWLPAPPEGYKALGHVVTNTPQKPSLDKIMCVRSDFTEQCETYSWIWGPQKSEDDKGFNVHSIRPTNRGIKAQGVLVGTFLAHVGAATTSTIPLSCLKTSNINNFSFSMPNLPQINALVQAYAPIMYLHPDEKYQPCSTDWFFSNGGLLYHKGEESKPVAIEPNGSNLPQLGSNDGTYWLDLPSDKTNHDRVKKGNFKTCQAYIHVKPMFGGTFTDLAMWVFYPFNGPGTAKLGLIGKVPLGKIGEHVGDWEHVTLRISNFNGWLWNIYFSQHSKGQWVDASMAEFQNGNKPVAYSSLNGHALYPKAGLVLQGTGDIGIRNDTAKSNMVVDFGVGYEIVAAGEYLEKEIVVEPPWLNYFREWGPKINYDVKEELEKLEKVFPLLKELQDILPSELLGEEGPTGPKVKNNWGGDEYIS